In Candidatus Contubernalis alkalaceticus, the following proteins share a genomic window:
- a CDS encoding transposase, producing the protein MRVYDKEFKEEAIKLSGEVGPTVAAEKLGIPVTTLYTWRSNANRYGNMAIVGSGHKRVDPKTAEIRALEKQLKELEATNDILKRALAFFAMSQKK; encoded by the coding sequence ATGCGAGTATATGATAAAGAATTTAAAGAAGAAGCCATTAAGCTGTCCGGTGAAGTAGGTCCGACAGTAGCTGCTGAAAAGCTGGGAATTCCAGTCACTACTCTTTACACATGGCGAAGCAATGCAAATCGTTATGGAAATATGGCTATTGTCGGCAGTGGTCATAAGCGTGTAGATCCAAAAACCGCTGAAATCAGAGCATTAGAAAAACAACTCAAGGAACTTGAAGCAACCAATGATATTTTGAAAAGAGCCCTGGCTTTTTTCGCAATGAGCCAAAAGAAGTAG
- a CDS encoding IS3 family transposase (programmed frameshift) has protein sequence MSNYSNRYSYEFKNDAIKLVKEDKRSIPSVAKDLGINPQTLRNWINEQRHREKPETARISELEAELKAEKRRNAELEEAVAILKKANSTFRDKRPEITYAFISKHSSEFPVANMCTVLEVTRSSYYDWENKEPSKRDLENQEILETAQESYNDSGGIYGLDKLLEDVREKFPKCGRNRLYRIQKENNLYSKRKRKFKATTDSNHQLPVAENLLNQDFTTDRPNAVWVTDISYLDTSEGWLYLATVKDIHTKDIVGWATADNMKTSLCKRALENAINRYMPIEGLIHHSDRGVQYCSKEYQKLLNEHGMICSMSRKGNCYDNACAETFFSTIKCEMLYHNKYQTHEEAHKDIFWYIEIFYNRKRRHQALGYMTPAGYRESFAEKLAA, from the exons ATGTCAAATTATTCAAATAGGTATAGTTATGAATTTAAGAATGATGCCATCAAACTTGTTAAAGAAGATAAACGGTCCATTCCAAGTGTTGCAAAGGACCTTGGAATCAATCCCCAGACATTGCGAAACTGGATTAACGAACAAAGGCACCGGGAGAAGCCTGAAACTGCAAGGATTTCAGAGCTTGAAGCGGAACTTAAGGCCGAAAAACGCAGAAATGCAGAGCTTGAGGAGGCAGTAGCAATATTAAAAAAAGCGA ACAGCACTTTTCGTGACAAAAGACCGGAAATAACTTACGCATTTATTAGTAAGCACAGCTCCGAATTTCCGGTTGCGAATATGTGCACAGTACTTGAAGTAACCCGGAGCAGTTATTATGACTGGGAAAATAAAGAACCTAGTAAACGAGATCTTGAAAATCAGGAAATACTTGAAACTGCCCAAGAAAGCTACAATGATAGCGGCGGCATATATGGACTGGATAAATTACTTGAAGATGTTCGAGAAAAATTCCCCAAATGTGGTCGAAACAGATTGTATAGAATCCAAAAAGAGAACAACCTGTATTCAAAACGTAAGAGAAAATTTAAAGCTACCACTGACTCAAACCACCAGCTGCCGGTAGCAGAAAACCTTTTAAACCAGGACTTCACAACCGACAGACCAAATGCCGTATGGGTAACAGATATCAGTTACTTGGACACCTCAGAGGGCTGGCTGTATTTAGCCACCGTTAAAGACATACATACAAAAGATATTGTAGGCTGGGCCACCGCAGATAATATGAAAACATCACTTTGCAAAAGAGCACTGGAAAATGCAATTAACCGGTACATGCCCATAGAGGGACTGATTCATCATTCAGATCGCGGGGTCCAATATTGCAGTAAAGAATACCAGAAACTACTAAATGAACACGGCATGATATGCAGCATGAGCCGTAAAGGGAACTGTTACGATAATGCCTGTGCCGAGACCTTTTTCAGCACCATCAAATGTGAAATGCTCTACCATAATAAATATCAGACCCACGAAGAAGCCCATAAAGACATATTCTGGTACATCGAGATCTTTTATAACCGCAAAAGGAGACACCAGGCCCTGGGCTACATGACGCCAGCAGGATATAGAGAATCTTTTGCAGAGAAATTAGCTGCTTAA
- a CDS encoding IS3 family transposase, protein MFKWICLEKTQGKSKHSIKTMCEVLGVSENGFYKWLKRQSRPYKYDALLAKILQIRADNPDYGAYRIYLHLQLFQDYKGSYYLILALCKKHHLMLKKKRHSKGITKADLAAQASENLIQQDFTAESPNEKWLSDITEIPTADGKLYVAAVMDCFDGSIVGLKMANHMRAELCVEAFTAGVKKHQAYGMIFHSDRGSQYTSTLFRQTLARYGAIQSMSNTGKCFDNARMESFFATLKKESIYKFKTETMKMETVKSIIFRFIEIYYNRKRIYTTNGGYPPLVKRSLYYQENLSQAG, encoded by the coding sequence CTGTTTAAGTGGATATGCCTGGAAAAAACCCAAGGAAAATCTAAGCACAGCATAAAGACCATGTGCGAGGTATTAGGGGTTAGTGAAAACGGATTTTATAAGTGGTTAAAAAGACAGTCCAGGCCCTACAAATATGATGCTCTTTTGGCAAAGATTCTTCAAATTCGTGCAGACAACCCGGACTATGGAGCGTATAGGATATATCTGCATTTACAACTTTTTCAGGACTATAAGGGCAGTTATTATCTAATCCTCGCGCTCTGTAAAAAACACCATCTAATGCTGAAGAAAAAACGTCACAGCAAGGGGATAACCAAGGCTGATCTTGCTGCACAAGCTAGTGAAAACCTGATCCAGCAAGACTTTACAGCTGAATCACCTAATGAAAAATGGCTGAGTGACATTACAGAAATTCCAACGGCTGACGGTAAGCTTTATGTAGCCGCCGTAATGGACTGTTTTGATGGAAGCATTGTCGGACTAAAAATGGCTAATCACATGCGCGCTGAGCTTTGCGTCGAAGCTTTTACAGCCGGTGTCAAAAAACATCAGGCATATGGTATGATTTTCCATTCAGACAGGGGGAGTCAATACACTAGCACACTTTTCCGTCAAACCCTTGCCCGATATGGAGCAATACAAAGCATGAGCAACACAGGTAAATGCTTTGACAACGCACGGATGGAGTCTTTTTTTGCCACACTGAAAAAAGAAAGCATCTACAAATTTAAAACTGAAACCATGAAAATGGAAACCGTCAAAAGCATCATATTTAGATTTATTGAAATCTACTACAACCGAAAAAGAATTTACACTACAAATGGAGGCTACCCACCCTTGGTCAAGCGTTCGCTCTATTATCAGGAAAACTTATCCCAGGCAGGGTAA
- a CDS encoding nucleotide pyrophosphohydrolase has protein sequence MEKHLNIDELNKLIKTFCEDRDWDQYHNAKDLSIGIVTEASELLQLFRFKSNLEVDNMLTDETIRTEIGEELADILFFILRFAQKYNFDLSYELNRKVEINEKRYPISEYKGSNKKNTNDK, from the coding sequence TTGGAAAAACATTTAAACATAGACGAATTAAATAAACTTATAAAAACATTCTGTGAAGACAGAGATTGGGACCAATATCATAATGCCAAAGATTTATCTATTGGTATCGTTACGGAAGCTTCAGAATTATTACAGTTATTTAGATTTAAGTCAAATTTAGAAGTTGATAATATGCTAACTGACGAAACTATAAGAACTGAAATAGGAGAGGAGCTAGCAGACATCCTTTTTTTTATATTACGCTTCGCTCAAAAATATAACTTTGATTTGTCATATGAATTGAACCGTAAGGTGGAAATAAATGAAAAGCGATATCCAATAAGCGAATACAAGGGTTCTAACAAGAAGAACACAAATGATAAGTAG
- a CDS encoding DUF2075 domain-containing protein: protein MDQQLVVFDRVMQIVRDHQLDGTNGRYVVMIKGGPGTGKSVVGLNLLSKILREEKQCVYLAPNAAFKNCMANKIDRERAGRLFKHPYFYNRELTESQKSFQVAIVDEAHRISSTPPPMQKKLEKSLVECIIEKTYLTIFFTDDNQMIRPKDIGSYSHVKETAQKLGCQIYEYELDAQFRCTGSEGYLNWLDDVLGIRSTANASGWENLDDLEFYIVDDPNVMKEHLIQLQAQGFDSRLLAGYAWPWSKTLQQNGQLMNDVKIYDGDTLTFEMPWNPQDSYKETKRARGIPTSGSDWAVNPEGVNQIGCIHTCQGLEFDYVGVIIGEEFRYNPKTETWEADVKKCHDKKIGSNSQTQFLRLAQNTYKTLLSRGMKGVFVYAVDKNTREYLKRRLKVVKDIDKARFYHKKLTSIRELFVGERIQIVAEEAPGYYSTDLVIPLHQYSLKPISHGYYFCDITDEQLFFENITQILENDEKEPDDFIKNMLKETPQIRNYAKAPSGLIVDIDILKFEPIVIVKRIVEGKEVTSMVFRTEVLN from the coding sequence ATGGATCAGCAGCTTGTGGTCTTTGACAGAGTCATGCAGATTGTCAGAGATCATCAGCTTGATGGTACAAACGGAAGATATGTAGTAATGATTAAAGGTGGTCCTGGGACAGGTAAATCTGTTGTGGGATTGAACCTCCTTAGTAAAATATTGAGAGAAGAAAAACAATGTGTCTATTTAGCTCCCAATGCGGCATTTAAAAATTGTATGGCAAACAAAATAGACCGCGAAAGAGCCGGTCGACTTTTCAAACACCCCTATTTCTATAACCGCGAATTAACTGAAAGCCAGAAATCATTTCAGGTGGCCATCGTAGATGAGGCTCATCGCATCAGCTCAACACCGCCGCCAATGCAAAAGAAGTTAGAGAAAAGCCTGGTGGAATGCATTATTGAAAAGACCTATCTGACGATCTTTTTTACCGACGATAATCAAATGATCCGTCCCAAGGATATTGGCTCATATAGCCACGTAAAAGAAACCGCCCAAAAGCTAGGCTGCCAGATTTACGAATATGAACTGGATGCCCAATTCAGGTGTACCGGTTCAGAGGGGTATTTAAACTGGCTTGATGATGTTTTGGGTATCCGCTCTACCGCTAATGCCAGCGGCTGGGAAAACCTTGACGACTTAGAGTTTTATATAGTTGATGACCCAAATGTAATGAAAGAACATCTCATTCAACTGCAGGCACAAGGTTTTGACTCCAGGTTACTGGCCGGATACGCATGGCCTTGGAGTAAGACATTACAACAGAACGGCCAGTTAATGAATGATGTCAAAATATACGACGGAGATACCCTGACTTTTGAGATGCCATGGAACCCACAGGATTCCTATAAAGAAACAAAAAGAGCGCGCGGAATACCTACCAGTGGATCTGACTGGGCAGTTAACCCGGAAGGTGTGAACCAAATCGGTTGCATACACACTTGTCAGGGTTTAGAATTTGATTACGTAGGCGTCATCATCGGTGAAGAGTTCAGATATAACCCAAAAACAGAAACCTGGGAAGCAGATGTGAAAAAGTGCCATGATAAAAAAATCGGTAGTAACAGCCAGACACAGTTCCTCAGGTTAGCACAAAACACCTATAAGACATTACTGTCAAGAGGCATGAAAGGCGTCTTCGTATACGCAGTAGATAAAAACACTAGAGAGTACTTAAAACGAAGACTTAAAGTAGTAAAAGACATTGATAAAGCAAGGTTCTATCATAAGAAATTAACCTCTATTCGAGAGTTGTTTGTAGGTGAAAGAATACAAATAGTAGCGGAAGAAGCGCCCGGTTATTATTCCACCGACCTGGTAATCCCCCTACACCAATATAGCCTTAAACCGATAAGCCATGGTTATTATTTCTGCGACATCACTGACGAACAGCTTTTTTTTGAGAACATCACACAAATACTTGAAAATGATGAAAAGGAACCAGATGATTTTATAAAAAACATGCTCAAAGAAACACCGCAAATCCGCAACTATGCCAAAGCACCCAGCGGCTTGATTGTTGATATCGATATTCTTAAGTTTGAGCCGATTGTCATTGTGAAAAGAATTGTTGAGGGTAAAGAGGTCACTTCAATGGTATTTAGAACAGAAGTTCTAAATTAA